The Lujinxingia sediminis genome contains a region encoding:
- a CDS encoding anti-sigma factor family protein has protein sequence MGQLVQNVALGCEDFEPFIDTYVDEEFDERERADMEAHLAGCERCRGRVNTQLRFKAQLREKLSEERAPQALRERITLDLATLELELDEERVETRPLYVRVGWIAGPLAAMLALVLLMPEMTIAPAASSPTPVVDQTVEWHKGNFPLEITTSNPQEASAWFQDKVDFSVRLPHFDNARVNLLGGRIAHVEDRRAALVLYEVDGSRMSVLLFDSEGLKVPRESIREVEDRDIVWLNQKGYGVAVVQDLGVTYAMTSDLDEDRFLGLVAGTMKR, from the coding sequence GTGGGACAACTGGTGCAAAATGTGGCGTTGGGCTGTGAAGACTTTGAGCCTTTCATCGATACGTATGTCGATGAGGAGTTCGACGAGCGGGAGCGCGCCGATATGGAGGCGCACCTGGCGGGCTGTGAGCGCTGCCGCGGGCGAGTGAATACCCAGCTGCGTTTTAAGGCTCAACTTCGCGAGAAACTCTCGGAGGAGCGCGCGCCACAAGCGCTGCGGGAACGCATCACTCTCGACCTCGCCACGCTGGAACTTGAGCTCGATGAGGAGCGTGTCGAAACCCGTCCGCTTTATGTGCGGGTGGGCTGGATAGCCGGACCGTTGGCGGCGATGCTCGCGCTGGTGCTTTTGATGCCGGAGATGACGATTGCGCCGGCGGCAAGCAGTCCCACGCCGGTCGTCGATCAGACGGTCGAGTGGCATAAGGGGAACTTCCCCCTGGAGATCACCACCAGCAACCCGCAGGAGGCCAGCGCCTGGTTCCAGGACAAGGTCGATTTCTCGGTGCGCCTGCCGCACTTCGACAATGCCCGGGTTAATCTTCTGGGCGGGCGCATCGCGCACGTCGAAGATCGTCGCGCAGCGCTGGTGCTCTACGAGGTTGATGGCTCGCGAATGAGCGTGCTGCTCTTTGACAGCGAGGGGCTCAAAGTGCCGCGGGAGTCGATCCGTGAGGTCGAAGATCGTGATATCGTCTGGCTCAACCAGAAGGGATACGGCGTTGCGGTCGTCCAGGACCTGGGCGTGACGTACGCGATGACCAGTGATCTCGATGAAGATCGTTTTCTGGGGCTGGTCGCCGGCACGATGAAGCGCTAA
- a CDS encoding sigma-70 family RNA polymerase sigma factor produces MDAKERLAFEQEAIPHLDALYGTALRLTKSESDAEDLIQETMLKAYRYFDKYEQGTNCKAWLFKIMTNTFINRYRKQQKRREYLVDDDFRPLQERAEAPELTPFHESFETEEHLYFKMFGDEVKRALEQVPVDFRMVVLLADLQDFAYKEIAEIMDCPIGTVMSRLYRGRRMLQAQLKEYALNNGYIPAQDEEEDATDAPADLNAYRERKAAQAS; encoded by the coding sequence ATGGACGCAAAGGAGCGGCTGGCATTTGAGCAGGAGGCCATCCCTCATCTGGATGCCCTCTACGGCACGGCGCTGCGTCTGACCAAGAGCGAGAGCGACGCCGAGGATCTGATCCAGGAGACGATGCTCAAGGCGTACCGCTACTTCGATAAATACGAGCAGGGCACCAACTGCAAGGCATGGCTCTTTAAGATCATGACCAATACGTTCATCAACCGCTACCGCAAGCAGCAGAAGCGCCGCGAGTATCTGGTCGATGACGACTTCCGTCCCTTGCAGGAACGCGCCGAAGCGCCGGAGTTGACCCCCTTCCACGAGAGCTTTGAGACCGAGGAGCATCTGTACTTCAAGATGTTCGGCGATGAGGTCAAGCGCGCGCTGGAGCAGGTGCCGGTAGACTTTCGCATGGTCGTGCTTTTGGCGGACCTGCAGGACTTTGCCTACAAAGAGATCGCCGAGATCATGGACTGCCCGATCGGTACGGTGATGAGCCGGCTCTACCGCGGGCGGCGCATGCTCCAGGCGCAGCTCAAAGAGTACGCCCTCAACAATGGTTACATCCCCGCTCAGGATGAGGAGGAAGATGCCACGGACGCGCCTGCCGACCTGAACGCCTACCGCGAACGCAAGGCCGCTCAGGCCAGCTGA
- the ald gene encoding alanine dehydrogenase — translation MKIGVPKEIKNNEYRVGLIPASVAEYVRQGHEVVVQTGAGEGSAIPDERYVEAGATMVSSAEAVWESSDMIVKVKEPMAPEYGLMQRGQIVYTYLHLAAVPELAEVLLERQVRAVAYETIQLPDGRLPLLEPMSEVAGRMAIQVGARCLEREHGGKGVLLGGVPGVARAKVVILGGGVVGTNAAKMAVGMGAQVTIVDLNLNRLRYLDDIFGSRVQTMHSNVATIAEQVLNADLVVGAVLIPGAKAPHLVTRDHISQMQEGSVVVDVSVDQGGCIATCHPTTHEDPTYVVDGVVHYCVANMPGAVARTSTFALNNTTLGYGLALASKGFEQAVKDDPALALGVNIYRGQCVYKAVAESLDLEYTPLSELL, via the coding sequence GTGAAAATTGGGGTTCCGAAAGAGATCAAGAATAACGAGTATCGCGTAGGGCTGATCCCAGCGAGTGTGGCTGAGTACGTGCGTCAGGGCCATGAGGTGGTGGTCCAGACCGGTGCTGGCGAAGGGAGCGCCATCCCGGATGAGCGCTATGTGGAAGCCGGGGCCACGATGGTGTCCAGCGCGGAAGCGGTCTGGGAATCATCGGATATGATCGTGAAGGTCAAAGAGCCGATGGCCCCGGAGTACGGTCTGATGCAGAGAGGCCAGATCGTCTACACGTATCTTCACCTGGCAGCGGTGCCGGAGCTGGCCGAGGTTCTGCTGGAGCGTCAGGTGCGTGCGGTGGCCTATGAGACGATTCAGCTCCCCGACGGGCGACTGCCGCTCCTGGAGCCGATGAGTGAGGTGGCCGGTCGTATGGCCATTCAGGTAGGGGCGCGTTGCCTGGAGCGCGAGCACGGAGGCAAGGGGGTTCTGCTGGGCGGTGTGCCCGGCGTGGCCCGCGCTAAAGTTGTGATCCTGGGCGGCGGCGTCGTGGGCACCAACGCCGCGAAGATGGCCGTGGGCATGGGCGCGCAGGTCACGATTGTCGATTTGAATCTCAACCGTCTGCGCTATCTCGATGATATCTTCGGCAGCCGGGTTCAGACGATGCACTCCAACGTCGCCACGATTGCCGAGCAGGTGCTCAACGCCGATCTCGTGGTGGGTGCCGTGCTCATTCCCGGCGCGAAGGCGCCGCATCTTGTGACCCGCGATCATATCAGCCAGATGCAGGAGGGCAGCGTCGTCGTCGATGTCTCGGTCGATCAGGGCGGCTGCATCGCCACCTGTCACCCGACCACCCATGAGGACCCGACCTATGTTGTGGACGGTGTGGTGCACTACTGTGTGGCGAATATGCCCGGGGCCGTAGCACGCACCTCGACCTTTGCACTCAACAACACCACGCTGGGCTACGGCCTGGCGCTGGCCAGCAAGGGCTTTGAGCAGGCCGTCAAAGACGATCCTGCGCTGGCTCTGGGGGTCAACATCTACAGGGGGCAGTGTGTGTATAAGGCCGTGGCCGAGAGCCTGGATCTTGAGTACACGCCGCTGAGCGAGTTGCTCTAA